Proteins found in one Alteromonas macleodii genomic segment:
- a CDS encoding MOSC domain-containing protein has protein sequence MSATFTVNALFAGKPQPLGPRGAPSSIVKTSVEKLTVHTDRTDEDEQANKRLHGGPEKVLHQFNPTNYLTLRKHFPEGEFSLGSIGENISVEGMDDATVYIGDIWKFGDVELQVSAPRAPCNKISHRFGIPNLDRFVGERGITGWYYRVIKTGTINVGDEVTLLHREDDTVNVHTLMQCAHTKADKALAQKLAKLEPLDDEWRGKCQKIAGKVADK, from the coding sequence ATGTCTGCCACCTTTACTGTTAACGCTTTGTTTGCTGGAAAACCTCAGCCACTTGGGCCTCGTGGGGCACCAAGTAGCATTGTTAAAACCTCCGTCGAAAAGTTAACGGTACATACGGACAGAACCGATGAAGACGAGCAGGCCAACAAACGCCTTCACGGTGGACCGGAAAAAGTGCTGCATCAGTTCAATCCGACCAACTACCTGACATTAAGAAAACACTTTCCTGAAGGCGAATTCTCGCTAGGCAGTATTGGCGAAAACATCAGTGTAGAAGGCATGGACGATGCCACTGTTTATATCGGAGATATCTGGAAGTTCGGCGATGTAGAGCTGCAAGTAAGTGCACCGCGTGCCCCTTGCAATAAAATATCCCACCGCTTTGGCATCCCCAACTTAGATAGATTTGTTGGAGAACGAGGTATTACTGGCTGGTACTACCGAGTTATTAAAACCGGTACCATTAACGTTGGCGACGAAGTAACACTGTTGCACCGTGAGGACGATACCGTTAATGTCCACACCTTAATGCAATGTGCCCATACGAAAGCCGACAAAGCACTTGCTCAAAAGCTAGCTAAGCTGGAACCGCTTGACGATGAGTGGCGTGGAAAATGCCAAAAGATTGCTGGTAAAGTTGCGGATAAATAG
- a CDS encoding PepSY-associated TM helix domain-containing protein has product MNFSSFKRWVFWTHLFAGLLASIVVFIMAFTGVLLTYERQFKELSEMAYAQTIDIEKSVISTDQVVSLLREKHPDEAHIFVRWVNSEGAAIPAWAGEHSYLIHPYTGGILREGEGVVEEAFHVITDLHRYLLMEGDYQLIGKTITAYSNLIFIFLLLSGVIIWLPKHLSKKSLKQQMWLRQKYTNKQHRRRHWHFVFGMWSLPFLLVIGTTATLFYFEWANKALYGMYGEQVPAREKKAMPETLDADVVSYHTLFNKAQQHANEHGYQNWYSMWMEIGKSEGVARFYIDKSIGHRQELAYSLYFDTRSGDITRTLYKEDWPKGSQAWGTSRFLHTGEYFGFIGQTIAGLVSLLCCILVYTGTLLGVKRLLSLRKQHQKT; this is encoded by the coding sequence ATGAATTTTTCCTCGTTTAAAAGGTGGGTCTTTTGGACCCACCTATTTGCTGGCTTATTGGCCAGCATTGTCGTTTTCATTATGGCTTTTACTGGGGTATTGCTAACTTACGAGCGCCAGTTTAAAGAGCTAAGTGAAATGGCTTATGCGCAAACCATTGATATTGAAAAGTCGGTGATCTCGACTGACCAAGTTGTATCACTACTTCGCGAAAAGCATCCTGACGAAGCGCATATTTTCGTTCGATGGGTAAATAGTGAAGGAGCGGCCATTCCGGCGTGGGCGGGCGAGCATAGTTATCTTATTCACCCCTATACCGGAGGCATATTAAGAGAGGGAGAAGGGGTTGTTGAAGAAGCATTTCATGTCATCACTGACCTCCATCGATACCTCTTAATGGAAGGCGATTACCAATTAATTGGCAAAACCATAACGGCTTATAGCAATCTTATTTTTATTTTTTTGCTGTTATCGGGTGTCATCATTTGGTTGCCGAAACACCTATCTAAAAAGTCCTTAAAGCAGCAAATGTGGTTGCGGCAAAAATACACAAACAAACAACATCGTCGCCGACATTGGCATTTTGTTTTTGGCATGTGGTCATTGCCTTTTTTACTTGTAATTGGAACAACGGCTACGCTGTTTTATTTTGAATGGGCTAACAAAGCACTGTATGGCATGTATGGTGAACAAGTACCTGCTCGCGAAAAGAAGGCAATGCCTGAAACGCTAGACGCCGACGTTGTCAGTTACCACACGTTATTTAATAAAGCGCAGCAACACGCCAATGAGCATGGCTATCAGAATTGGTACTCCATGTGGATGGAGATTGGTAAAAGTGAGGGCGTCGCCCGATTTTATATTGATAAAAGTATAGGGCACAGGCAAGAGTTAGCGTATTCACTGTATTTCGACACGAGAAGCGGTGACATCACTAGAACACTATATAAAGAAGATTGGCCCAAAGGAAGTCAGGCGTGGGGCACTTCTCGCTTTTTACATACGGGCGAATATTTCGGCTTTATAGGCCAGACCATAGCAGGATTGGTCAGCTTGCTTTGCTGTATCTTAGTTTATACTGGCACACTACTTGGTGTGAAAAGGCTTCTTAGTTTGCGAAAGCAGCATCAGAAAACTTAG
- a CDS encoding sensor histidine kinase has protein sequence MKNKLLWRLCAFIAVGTVLLFWAIAWLTNHTETSMSFLDKVHQETLYAYGKEAEKIYLEKGEEGLAVFLKEIRAKENTWLAVLNSEMTTFADTKMLDEFADRFQIGRSPEWKIHLYFSENPVMEVPFVDNNTHFLIQLPQRMRPGSLLLATRLALQIALPLVILSLLSFMLYRHVMTPLKQLERATKDFANGNLEARAMATMPERNDELTTLAQTFDKMAQRTSSLIYNQRSLLADLSHELRTPLARIDMAIDFVEQDINREQALSRLRYEASTMRELVEDTLTFAWLNTESPQLNSDDFDLVELINVICEDARFEYPDRTLCVSTPECASIEKSSQLALGQALENIIRNALRHTPQQSKVSVTLVSDNNNYVITVTDEGTGVPESMLNAIFEPFFRVDKARATKNYVHAAKRSGFGLGLALAKRQIAAVGGVISASNRANKDDEQINNAYLNKDASATKQTGLMVTITLPKFSDAAFAN, from the coding sequence GTGAAAAATAAATTGCTTTGGCGGCTATGTGCATTCATCGCGGTTGGTACTGTTTTGCTATTTTGGGCCATTGCTTGGCTTACTAATCACACCGAAACTAGCATGAGCTTTCTAGATAAGGTTCATCAGGAAACCCTTTACGCCTATGGGAAGGAAGCCGAAAAAATCTATCTGGAAAAGGGAGAAGAAGGGTTAGCCGTTTTCTTAAAAGAGATAAGAGCGAAAGAGAACACCTGGCTTGCTGTGCTTAACTCTGAAATGACAACATTCGCAGATACCAAGATGTTAGATGAGTTTGCTGATAGGTTTCAAATTGGGCGGAGCCCTGAATGGAAAATACATTTGTATTTCTCTGAAAACCCTGTAATGGAAGTGCCTTTTGTAGACAACAACACACACTTTTTGATTCAGCTTCCACAGCGGATGCGCCCAGGCTCGTTATTACTCGCCACCCGCTTGGCATTACAAATTGCATTACCTTTAGTCATACTAAGTCTATTGAGTTTTATGCTTTATCGACATGTTATGACACCACTTAAGCAGTTAGAAAGGGCAACAAAAGATTTTGCTAACGGTAACTTAGAAGCCCGTGCAATGGCTACGATGCCCGAGCGAAATGATGAACTTACTACACTTGCTCAAACCTTCGATAAAATGGCGCAAAGAACGAGCAGTCTCATTTATAACCAAAGAAGTTTGCTTGCAGACCTTTCTCACGAGCTTCGCACGCCTCTTGCTCGCATTGATATGGCGATAGATTTTGTAGAACAAGATATTAACCGTGAACAAGCCCTTTCCCGCCTGCGCTATGAAGCAAGCACAATGAGAGAGCTTGTTGAAGATACCCTAACCTTTGCCTGGCTAAATACAGAGTCACCTCAATTAAACAGCGATGATTTTGATCTTGTAGAGCTTATCAACGTTATTTGTGAAGATGCCCGCTTTGAATACCCTGATAGAACATTATGCGTAAGCACGCCGGAATGTGCGAGTATAGAAAAAAGCAGTCAGCTTGCTTTGGGGCAGGCATTAGAGAATATTATTCGCAACGCTTTGCGCCATACACCGCAACAAAGCAAAGTAAGCGTGACCTTGGTCAGCGATAACAATAACTACGTTATCACTGTTACAGACGAGGGCACTGGCGTCCCTGAATCAATGCTTAACGCCATATTTGAACCTTTTTTCAGGGTAGACAAGGCCCGTGCAACGAAAAACTATGTTCATGCTGCAAAGCGCTCTGGGTTTGGCCTTGGGCTTGCACTGGCGAAACGCCAAATTGCCGCGGTCGGCGGCGTCATATCAGCGAGCAATCGCGCAAACAAAGACGATGAGCAGATCAATAACGCTTATCTAAATAAAGATGCAAGCGCAACCAAGCAGACAGGACTGATGGTCACCATCACCCTGCCTAAGTTTTCTGATGCTGCTTTCGCAAACTAA
- a CDS encoding response regulator transcription factor, translating into MCKTRILIIEDDATLSEQITQLLQARGFDTRHENDGHAGLHAALEENFDLVLLDIRLPSLNGLSLLHQLRQIKQTPVMMITASGAEQERIEGYRKGADDYLPKPFNFTEMMLRIDAILRRSKAMSNSGTQKSEILVDVLYLNRIQQVTKYHAKLLEFTPIQFKLLWMLVENKGETLSKAFLYHSVLNKPFSRYDRSLDMHLSRVRKKLVETGMPPERLATVHGQGYRFS; encoded by the coding sequence ATGTGTAAAACACGAATACTCATTATTGAAGATGACGCGACGTTAAGTGAACAAATTACTCAACTACTGCAGGCTCGAGGGTTTGACACTCGCCATGAAAACGATGGTCATGCCGGATTGCACGCTGCGCTTGAGGAAAACTTTGACCTTGTATTGCTCGACATACGCCTTCCATCGTTAAATGGTCTCTCATTGTTGCATCAACTTAGGCAAATTAAACAAACACCTGTAATGATGATTACAGCATCTGGTGCCGAGCAAGAGCGAATTGAAGGCTACCGTAAAGGCGCAGATGACTACTTACCTAAGCCCTTCAATTTTACTGAAATGATGCTTCGCATCGACGCAATACTAAGGCGTAGCAAAGCAATGAGTAATTCGGGTACGCAGAAGTCAGAAATCTTGGTTGATGTGCTTTATCTAAATCGCATTCAACAGGTGACTAAATACCACGCAAAGTTACTCGAATTTACACCTATACAATTCAAGCTTCTTTGGATGCTCGTAGAAAACAAGGGCGAAACCTTGAGTAAAGCATTTCTTTACCACAGTGTGCTCAATAAACCCTTTTCTCGATATGACCGAAGCCTAGATATGCACCTTTCTAGAGTACGCAAAAAGTTAGTTGAAACGGGTATGCCCCCCGAGCGCCTGGCCACGGTTCATGGACAAGGATACCGCTTTTCGTGA